From Streptosporangium album, the proteins below share one genomic window:
- a CDS encoding DUF742 domain-containing protein: MQLALEALVSSATFVSVDTGTLSTEYQAIISLSQQVRSVAELSALLRMPLGVTRVLIADMAAEGLVQIHQPSLDAGKPDLNLLERVLSGLRRL, encoded by the coding sequence ATGCAGCTCGCACTCGAGGCGCTGGTCTCCTCGGCGACGTTCGTGAGCGTGGATACGGGCACGCTCTCCACGGAGTATCAGGCCATCATCTCGTTGTCCCAGCAAGTGCGTTCGGTTGCGGAGCTCTCGGCTCTGCTGCGCATGCCGCTGGGCGTGACCCGGGTCCTGATCGCGGACATGGCGGCCGAGGGCCTGGTGCAGATCCACCAGCCGTCACTGGATGCCGGAAAGCCGGATCTCAACTTGCTTGAAAGGGTGCTCAGTGGGCTTCGCAGGCTCTGA
- a CDS encoding ABC transporter permease, whose translation MTAGRALRGALGVAGLLLVMEVLGRTGAVDPYLVPLPSTVLVGAAGLLADGEFLLAVGVTLSSCVIGLALAVVVAVPSGVVMGTLPTVERTVRPLVEFLRPIPSVALLPLAMFLFSSGEQGKIALVVYTSCWPLLINTLYGLHDVDPLAKETLRGFGFGPYAVVRLVSLPSAAPFIGTGVRIASSVALIVAVSVELVAGGEGIGTFVTGAAAGNRRDLMIAATLWTGMIGLAVNSVLAGAERRVFRWHRTQAGEEAT comes from the coding sequence ATGACGGCCGGAAGGGCGCTCCGCGGCGCCCTGGGCGTCGCGGGACTCCTCCTCGTCATGGAGGTCCTGGGCAGGACCGGAGCCGTCGATCCCTATCTGGTCCCGCTCCCCTCCACCGTCCTGGTCGGCGCGGCCGGTCTTCTCGCCGACGGCGAGTTCCTCCTCGCGGTAGGTGTCACCCTCTCCTCCTGCGTGATCGGTCTGGCGCTGGCCGTCGTGGTGGCCGTGCCGTCCGGCGTGGTGATGGGCACCCTGCCCACGGTCGAGCGCACCGTACGGCCGCTGGTGGAGTTCCTGCGGCCGATCCCCTCGGTCGCCCTGCTGCCCCTGGCCATGTTCCTGTTCTCCTCCGGAGAACAGGGGAAGATCGCGCTCGTCGTCTACACGTCCTGCTGGCCGCTGCTCATCAACACGCTGTACGGCCTGCACGACGTCGACCCTCTCGCCAAGGAGACGCTGCGCGGCTTCGGTTTCGGCCCCTATGCCGTCGTACGCCTGGTGTCGTTGCCGAGTGCGGCGCCGTTCATCGGCACGGGTGTGCGGATCGCGAGCTCGGTCGCCCTCATCGTCGCGGTGAGCGTGGAGCTGGTGGCGGGCGGGGAGGGCATCGGGACCTTCGTGACCGGCGCCGCTGCGGGCAACCGCCGCGACCTGATGATCGCGGCCACCCTGTGGACGGGGATGATCGGCCTGGCGGTCAACTCGGTGCTGGCCGGAGCGGAACGGCGGGTCTTCCGCTGGCACCGCACCCAGGCCGGAGAGGAGGCGACATGA
- a CDS encoding TetR/AcrR family transcriptional regulator: MTRKGRADRRLDLIAAAHRAIIRHGTDGVHLNHVAEEAGLTSGAVLYHYPNLGELLVDAHHAGMERFYEQRLKRISGLRDPAEKLVVTIRSGLPHGPDDPDVRLLNELGGAAARNRMYALLLTTLYDRQVSMYQSVLETGSALGTFTLAGDSLVIARNLVALEDAYGYRITARHPVIGPQEAAELILAYARTATGNPLKTSH; the protein is encoded by the coding sequence ATGACACGCAAGGGGAGGGCGGATCGTCGCCTGGATCTCATTGCAGCCGCACATCGGGCGATCATCCGGCACGGCACCGATGGCGTGCATCTCAACCACGTCGCAGAGGAGGCCGGCCTGACCTCCGGCGCCGTCCTCTACCACTACCCCAACCTGGGCGAGTTGCTGGTGGACGCCCACCACGCCGGGATGGAGCGCTTCTACGAGCAGCGTCTCAAGCGGATCAGCGGCCTGCGCGACCCCGCCGAGAAGCTCGTCGTGACCATCCGCTCGGGCCTGCCGCACGGGCCGGACGACCCGGACGTGCGACTGCTCAACGAGCTCGGCGGCGCCGCCGCCCGCAACCGGATGTACGCCCTCCTGCTCACCACGCTCTACGACCGGCAGGTCTCCATGTACCAGAGCGTTCTGGAGACCGGGTCCGCCCTGGGGACCTTCACGCTGGCCGGCGACTCCCTTGTCATCGCGCGCAACCTGGTCGCGCTCGAGGATGCGTACGGTTATCGCATAACGGCCCGCCACCCGGTGATCGGCCCGCAGGAGGCGGCGGAACTGATCCTCGCCTACGCCAGGACCGCCACGGGCAACCCGCTCAAGACGTCTCATTGA
- a CDS encoding GTP-binding protein: MTSTKIVVAGGFGVGKTTFVGAVSEIMPLTTEAVMTEASAEVDDLSHIPTKRTTTVAMDFGRVSLDRDLILYLFGTPGQHRFWFMWDDLVKGAIGAIVLVDTRRLADSFPAIDYFEEAGLPFVVALNGFGGSHIHGEEEVREALTISPHIPIVRTDARSRDAVKSTLITLVEHVLTLRV, translated from the coding sequence ATGACGTCGACGAAGATCGTTGTCGCCGGAGGATTCGGTGTCGGCAAGACGACCTTCGTCGGCGCGGTCTCCGAGATCATGCCGCTGACCACGGAAGCGGTGATGACAGAGGCCAGTGCGGAGGTCGACGACCTTTCGCACATCCCGACCAAGCGGACCACCACGGTGGCCATGGACTTCGGCCGGGTTTCGCTGGACCGTGACCTGATCCTGTACCTGTTCGGTACGCCTGGTCAGCATCGGTTCTGGTTCATGTGGGACGACCTCGTGAAGGGCGCGATCGGTGCGATCGTGCTGGTCGACACCCGGCGGCTGGCTGACAGCTTCCCGGCGATCGACTACTTCGAGGAGGCCGGCCTACCGTTCGTCGTGGCCCTCAACGGCTTCGGCGGCTCGCACATCCACGGTGAGGAGGAGGTGCGGGAGGCTCTGACGATCTCCCCGCACATTCCGATCGTCCGGACCGACGCCCGGTCCCGCGACGCCGTGAAGTCGACCTTGATCACATTGGTCGAGCACGTCCTCACCCTCCGGGTGTGA
- a CDS encoding ABC transporter substrate-binding protein, with protein MRTRRVVRNSLIGLTAALTLAACGGSGTEAAGPANPGGLEKTELTVGVVPVPSSAPLFIAQEKGFFKAEGLTVKTETIQAPQPVMPRILNGGIDAFLTSYVSLITISDSGVAKLKMLAESQQGAPGVNGVVVTKDSPIREPKDLKGKKIAVNVLKALGEVTVRAQLKAEGLAPGDVTFVPVPFAEQLNQLKAGTVDAAWLTEPYISAAKKDLGGRLLIDTLSGPAEGLPLDGWATTADWVSKYPKTAAAFQRAIGKAQQIAASDRQELDKVIPTFTRIPAEVASTMTMGTFSTSLDPARIQRVADLLSEFQITKSKIDATALVAATPR; from the coding sequence ATGAGGACTAGACGCGTCGTCCGTAATTCCCTGATTGGCCTCACGGCGGCCCTCACGCTCGCCGCCTGTGGCGGTTCCGGAACCGAGGCGGCCGGACCCGCCAACCCCGGAGGCCTGGAGAAGACCGAGCTCACCGTCGGCGTCGTCCCGGTGCCCTCCTCCGCTCCCCTCTTCATCGCACAGGAGAAGGGCTTCTTCAAGGCCGAGGGCCTGACCGTCAAGACGGAGACCATCCAGGCCCCCCAGCCCGTGATGCCGAGGATCCTCAACGGTGGCATCGACGCGTTCCTGACCAGCTACGTGTCACTGATCACGATCAGCGACTCCGGCGTGGCCAAGCTCAAGATGCTCGCGGAGTCGCAGCAGGGCGCCCCGGGCGTCAACGGGGTCGTCGTCACCAAGGACTCTCCGATCAGGGAACCGAAGGACCTCAAGGGCAAGAAGATCGCGGTGAACGTGCTCAAGGCCCTGGGCGAGGTGACCGTCCGCGCGCAGCTGAAGGCCGAGGGCCTGGCCCCGGGTGACGTCACCTTCGTGCCGGTGCCCTTCGCCGAACAGCTCAACCAACTCAAGGCGGGCACCGTCGACGCGGCATGGCTCACCGAGCCCTACATATCCGCCGCGAAGAAGGACCTCGGCGGCCGCCTGCTGATCGACACCCTGTCCGGCCCGGCCGAGGGACTTCCGCTGGACGGCTGGGCGACCACCGCGGACTGGGTGTCGAAGTATCCCAAGACCGCCGCCGCCTTCCAGCGCGCGATCGGCAAGGCGCAGCAGATCGCCGCGTCCGACCGGCAGGAGCTCGACAAGGTCATCCCGACCTTCACCCGGATTCCCGCCGAGGTCGCCTCGACCATGACCATGGGCACCTTCTCCACCTCGCTCGACCCGGCCCGCATCCAGCGTGTGGCCGATCTGCTGAGCGAGTTCCAGATCACCAAGTCGAAGATCGACGCCACCGCCCTCGTGGCCGCCACCCCGCGATGA
- a CDS encoding roadblock/LC7 domain-containing protein: MNHQLSQAARGFNWLITEFVKEMPGVAHAVIVSADGLPLAYSQGFPRDRADQLAAITAGLISLTQGASRVFEGGPVAQTVIEMQRGLLLTMSISDGSALAVLASPDCDMGLVAYQMTLLAERAGQALTPALRAELQSAQR; the protein is encoded by the coding sequence GTGAACCACCAACTCAGTCAGGCCGCACGCGGCTTCAATTGGCTGATCACCGAGTTCGTCAAGGAGATGCCCGGAGTCGCCCACGCGGTGATCGTCTCCGCGGACGGTCTTCCACTGGCGTACTCGCAGGGCTTCCCGAGGGACCGCGCCGACCAGCTCGCTGCGATCACGGCCGGCCTGATCAGCCTGACCCAGGGGGCATCCCGGGTCTTCGAGGGCGGCCCCGTCGCCCAGACCGTGATCGAGATGCAGCGCGGCCTTCTGTTGACCATGTCGATCAGCGACGGTTCCGCGCTCGCCGTACTGGCCTCGCCGGACTGCGACATGGGCCTGGTGGCCTACCAGATGACTCTGCTTGCAGAGCGTGCCGGGCAGGCGCTCACGCCTGCACTCAGGGCCGAGCTGCAGTCAGCTCAGCGATAG
- a CDS encoding aminobutyraldehyde dehydrogenase translates to MGKLINPADGGSLREVPDTPVAEVAAAVRRARAAYEEWNGATPAERAKVMLRFADLVEADTEELTRLEVAETGKPATVFRDGELPFAADNLRFFAGAARSLDGTGAGVLSSGYTSVLVRRPVGVVGSIAPWNFPLVMAVWKLGPALAAGNAVVIKPAPQTPGTTLRLAELFAGAGAPEGLLQVVLGDAEVGEALVTDPGVDMVSVTGSTETGRAVMRGAAGSLKRVHLELGGKAPALVFGDADLAEMARGVAMGATYNTGQDCTAATRVYISREVYGEAVEALHATLAQITVGDPWDATTDIGPLISAGHRARVHGYVERAVASGASVLCGGAPLDGPGFYYPPTLIAGARQDSEIVQGELFGPVLVALPFDGEDEAVRLANDTPYGLASSVWSGDVARALRVSHRLDVGVTWVNDHLPIASEAPHGGVKGSGFGKDMSQEAVQEYSVTRHLMIKHQAPEARASFRPA, encoded by the coding sequence ATGGGTAAGTTGATCAACCCGGCAGACGGCGGGTCGCTGCGCGAGGTGCCGGACACGCCGGTAGCCGAGGTGGCGGCCGCCGTACGGCGGGCACGGGCGGCGTATGAGGAGTGGAACGGGGCCACCCCGGCCGAACGGGCCAAGGTGATGCTGCGCTTCGCCGACCTCGTCGAAGCCGACACCGAGGAGCTCACCCGGCTGGAGGTCGCCGAGACCGGTAAGCCCGCGACGGTGTTCCGCGACGGCGAGCTGCCGTTCGCGGCCGACAACCTCCGCTTCTTCGCCGGGGCGGCCCGCTCGCTGGACGGCACCGGGGCCGGGGTGCTCAGCTCCGGCTACACCTCGGTGCTGGTCCGCCGCCCGGTCGGCGTCGTCGGGTCGATCGCCCCGTGGAACTTCCCGCTCGTGATGGCGGTCTGGAAGCTCGGCCCCGCGCTGGCCGCGGGCAACGCGGTGGTCATCAAGCCCGCCCCGCAGACGCCGGGCACCACGCTCCGGCTGGCCGAGCTGTTCGCCGGGGCGGGAGCGCCCGAGGGCCTGCTCCAGGTGGTCCTCGGCGACGCCGAGGTGGGAGAGGCCCTGGTCACCGACCCGGGTGTGGACATGGTGAGCGTCACCGGTTCCACCGAGACCGGCCGCGCCGTCATGCGCGGAGCCGCCGGCTCGCTGAAACGGGTGCACCTGGAGCTCGGCGGCAAGGCTCCGGCGCTCGTCTTCGGCGACGCGGACCTGGCCGAGATGGCCAGGGGCGTGGCGATGGGCGCGACCTACAACACCGGGCAGGACTGCACGGCCGCGACCCGCGTCTACATCTCCCGCGAGGTGTACGGCGAGGCGGTCGAGGCGCTGCACGCGACACTGGCGCAGATCACGGTGGGCGACCCCTGGGACGCGACGACCGACATCGGCCCGCTGATCTCGGCCGGTCACCGGGCCCGCGTGCACGGCTACGTCGAGCGCGCCGTCGCCTCGGGCGCGTCGGTGCTCTGCGGTGGCGCCCCGCTGGACGGCCCCGGCTTCTACTACCCGCCGACGCTCATCGCCGGCGCCCGCCAGGACAGCGAGATCGTTCAGGGCGAACTGTTCGGCCCGGTTCTGGTCGCCCTGCCGTTCGACGGCGAGGACGAGGCCGTACGGCTGGCCAACGACACCCCCTACGGCCTCGCCTCCTCGGTCTGGTCCGGGGACGTGGCGAGGGCACTGCGCGTCTCGCACCGCCTCGACGTGGGGGTCACCTGGGTCAACGACCATCTGCCGATCGCCTCGGAGGCCCCGCACGGCGGGGTCAAGGGGAGCGGGTTCGGCAAGGACATGAGCCAGGAGGCCGTCCAGGAGTACTCCGTGACGCGCCACCTGATGATCAAACACCAGGCCCCTGAGGCGAGGGCATCTTTTCGGCCCGCCTGA
- a CDS encoding ABC transporter permease — MRAIILRIAWMWIVPAALLAWEAVSRTAGAVYFPPPSAILVRLHELWFSGPLLHAFLTQEALDHLLPSLGRLVLGWAGACVVAIAAGVALGRSPVLCDVVNPLVHFFRSVPPPLLIPIFMTMTGVGTPLQLTAIVFGVSWPVLLNALDGARYVDRRYLEAAEVFGVSRRERLIRVILPAASPKIFAGLRISVALALIMMIVSEYVGSTEGIGYRMLIAQSQVDVLSMWTAIVLLGTLGLVLNTAFLSFERRMLAWHRAGGKG, encoded by the coding sequence ATGAGAGCGATCATCTTGCGGATCGCCTGGATGTGGATCGTGCCGGCCGCCCTCCTCGCGTGGGAGGCGGTCTCCAGGACGGCCGGGGCCGTCTACTTCCCGCCGCCCTCGGCCATCCTGGTGCGCCTGCACGAACTGTGGTTCTCCGGACCGCTTCTCCACGCCTTCCTGACCCAGGAGGCGCTCGATCACCTGCTGCCCAGTCTGGGCCGCCTGGTCCTGGGCTGGGCGGGCGCCTGCGTCGTCGCGATCGCGGCGGGGGTCGCGCTGGGCCGGTCGCCGGTGCTGTGCGACGTCGTCAACCCGCTGGTCCACTTCTTCCGCTCGGTCCCGCCGCCCCTGCTGATCCCGATCTTCATGACCATGACGGGCGTGGGCACGCCGCTTCAGCTGACGGCCATCGTCTTCGGTGTCTCCTGGCCCGTCCTCCTCAACGCGCTGGACGGCGCCCGCTACGTGGACCGGCGGTACCTGGAGGCAGCCGAGGTGTTCGGCGTGTCCAGGAGGGAACGGCTGATCCGGGTCATCCTTCCCGCCGCGTCCCCCAAGATCTTCGCCGGATTGAGGATCAGCGTCGCGCTGGCCCTGATCATGATGATCGTCTCGGAGTACGTCGGCAGCACCGAGGGGATCGGTTACCGCATGCTGATCGCCCAGAGTCAGGTGGACGTGCTGTCCATGTGGACCGCCATCGTGCTCCTCGGGACGCTGGGGCTCGTGCTGAACACCGCTTTCCTGAGCTTCGAGCGGCGCATGCTCGCCTGGCACCGCGCCGGCGGGAAGGGCTGA
- a CDS encoding sensor histidine kinase has translation MTQDRRSHRASGVGSRLLPSNWRVRPRLVALILLPTAAAVGLTGLQLTNSLASAGEYRKMTEVASLVEQLGTLSHEMAEERDLTAWYIADHRGPRRFAKVKQQRQVVDQASEQVQKSIDGLDPGQAARVLAETSQVSRWLKGLPGLRKPMEGSVLPRAALGIYTRMIGDFITLHDDLGRSGGDERLIGDALALGALTRAKEQVARQRGVLLVGLEERKFDFDDPAEFLGAYKSQISEVASFRATASPGDIKSFEQEVSGQNVDRADLTTALVRSRMREALPLPPTGPKGINNWFTSSTAVVDGMRTVERALSAAVVARSQEMQSNEQRSAIISGAAILILLILILLITAWVAGTLVRPLRRLRSEALEVADTRLPETVRVLRESGELAPNVEVPSIGVASRDEIGEVARAFDEVHREAIRLAGDEARLRNNVNAMFVNLSRRTQSLVERQIDLIDDLEQGEQDDNRLSSLFKLDHLATRMRRNSENLLVLAGQEQSRRWSEPVPLSDVVRASLSEVENYERVSLRVESGTSIIGSAVNDIVHLIAELVENAIFFSPQDTKIIVSSNGNETGAIILAVTDAGIGMSDEELAEANRRLAEPPAVDLSVSRRMGLFVVGRLAMRHGIRVQLRRPEAGGLSAVVLLPVQVVAQLQPAMAGQGASQPSLGIGARPDPFGAGPDPDPFGTFSGRGGASRPSPVQDAPVPAPAADLWSAPVVSASAVEDLWSSPFTSVSSPPPPVPPVSQSSFPSSWPEAPPIDPWTPQRPETVENPWAPQRPEAAENTQNMPVVEVSSTEPEPDEFLPIFAAVGSDWFRSSSSTEFPPEPGDESALSSDPAGPAEIAARPKPMEQPVQEAQPLPVRKPRQDPSAERQPWSTPADQGWAAAEVAKKPVEGGTTGAGLPKRVPKANLVPGSASAAPAAPPPPMPPISADRVRSRLSSFQQGVRQGRAEMSERSNAVEGEKQ, from the coding sequence ATGACACAAGACCGCCGGAGCCATCGTGCATCAGGAGTCGGTAGCCGGCTCCTGCCGTCGAACTGGCGCGTCCGTCCTCGTCTGGTCGCGCTGATCCTGCTCCCCACCGCCGCGGCCGTGGGGCTGACCGGCCTCCAGCTCACCAACTCGCTGGCCAGCGCCGGGGAGTACCGCAAGATGACGGAGGTCGCCTCGCTCGTCGAGCAGCTCGGCACCCTCTCCCACGAGATGGCCGAGGAACGCGACCTCACCGCCTGGTACATCGCAGACCACCGCGGCCCCCGCCGGTTCGCCAAGGTCAAGCAGCAGCGCCAGGTGGTCGACCAGGCCAGTGAGCAGGTACAGAAGTCGATCGACGGTCTCGACCCCGGGCAGGCGGCCCGAGTTCTCGCCGAGACCTCCCAGGTGAGCAGATGGCTCAAGGGTCTGCCGGGTCTCCGCAAACCCATGGAGGGAAGCGTTCTCCCGCGTGCGGCCCTCGGGATCTACACGCGGATGATCGGCGACTTCATCACCCTCCACGACGACCTGGGCCGCAGCGGCGGCGACGAGCGCCTGATCGGCGACGCGCTCGCGCTGGGTGCGCTGACCCGGGCCAAGGAGCAGGTCGCCAGGCAGCGAGGCGTCCTGCTCGTCGGTCTGGAGGAGCGCAAGTTCGACTTCGACGACCCCGCCGAGTTCCTGGGTGCCTACAAGAGCCAGATCAGCGAGGTGGCCTCCTTCCGCGCGACCGCCTCTCCCGGTGACATCAAGAGCTTCGAGCAGGAGGTCAGCGGCCAGAACGTCGACCGGGCCGACTTGACGACCGCCCTCGTCAGGTCCCGCATGCGCGAGGCCCTGCCGCTGCCGCCCACGGGCCCCAAGGGGATCAACAACTGGTTCACCTCCTCCACAGCGGTCGTGGACGGCATGCGGACCGTCGAGCGCGCTCTGAGCGCCGCGGTGGTCGCCCGCAGCCAGGAGATGCAGAGCAACGAACAGCGCAGCGCCATCATCTCCGGCGCCGCGATCCTGATCCTGCTGATCCTGATCCTGCTGATCACCGCCTGGGTGGCCGGCACGCTGGTCCGGCCACTGCGCCGGCTGCGCAGCGAGGCCCTCGAAGTCGCCGACACCCGGCTGCCGGAGACCGTCCGGGTGCTGCGGGAGTCCGGTGAGCTCGCGCCGAACGTGGAGGTGCCCTCCATCGGTGTGGCCTCCCGAGACGAGATCGGGGAAGTGGCCCGGGCCTTCGACGAGGTCCACCGCGAGGCCATCCGGCTGGCGGGTGACGAGGCCCGGCTGCGGAACAACGTCAACGCCATGTTCGTCAACCTCTCCCGGCGCACCCAGTCGCTCGTGGAGCGGCAGATCGACCTCATCGACGACCTGGAGCAGGGCGAGCAGGACGACAATCGGCTGTCCAGCCTCTTCAAGCTGGACCACCTGGCCACCCGCATGCGCCGTAACTCCGAGAACCTCCTGGTCCTCGCCGGTCAGGAGCAGAGCCGCCGGTGGAGCGAGCCGGTACCGCTGAGCGACGTCGTACGCGCCTCGCTGTCGGAGGTCGAGAACTACGAGCGGGTGTCGCTCCGGGTGGAGTCCGGCACCTCGATCATCGGTTCGGCCGTCAACGACATCGTCCACCTGATCGCCGAGCTGGTCGAGAACGCCATCTTCTTCTCGCCGCAGGACACAAAGATCATAGTTAGCAGTAACGGCAACGAGACGGGCGCCATCATCCTGGCGGTCACCGACGCCGGCATCGGCATGAGCGACGAGGAACTGGCCGAGGCCAACCGGCGGCTGGCCGAGCCTCCCGCGGTGGACCTGTCGGTCTCCCGCAGGATGGGCCTGTTCGTGGTCGGCCGGCTGGCCATGCGTCATGGCATCCGCGTCCAGCTCCGTCGTCCGGAGGCCGGCGGCCTGAGTGCCGTCGTCCTGCTCCCGGTGCAGGTGGTCGCCCAGCTCCAGCCGGCCATGGCCGGTCAGGGCGCGTCCCAGCCGTCGCTCGGCATCGGGGCGCGCCCGGATCCGTTCGGCGCCGGCCCGGACCCGGACCCGTTCGGCACCTTCTCCGGCCGAGGGGGCGCAAGCCGGCCGTCCCCGGTCCAGGACGCTCCGGTCCCGGCTCCGGCGGCGGACCTCTGGTCGGCGCCGGTGGTGTCGGCCTCCGCGGTGGAGGACCTGTGGTCGTCACCCTTCACCTCGGTCTCGTCGCCCCCGCCTCCGGTGCCACCGGTTTCGCAGTCGTCGTTCCCGTCCTCCTGGCCGGAGGCCCCGCCGATCGATCCGTGGACGCCGCAGCGGCCGGAGACGGTAGAGAACCCGTGGGCGCCGCAGCGGCCGGAGGCTGCGGAGAACACCCAGAACATGCCCGTGGTCGAGGTGTCGTCGACGGAGCCGGAGCCGGACGAGTTCCTGCCGATCTTCGCGGCGGTGGGCTCCGACTGGTTCCGCAGCAGTTCCTCCACCGAATTTCCGCCCGAGCCCGGAGACGAGTCCGCACTCTCGTCTGATCCCGCCGGTCCCGCTGAGATCGCAGCCAGGCCCAAGCCGATGGAACAGCCGGTCCAGGAGGCCCAGCCACTGCCGGTCCGGAAGCCCCGGCAGGACCCGTCCGCCGAGAGGCAGCCGTGGAGCACCCCCGCAGACCAGGGCTGGGCCGCGGCCGAGGTGGCCAAGAAGCCCGTCGAGGGCGGCACCACCGGAGCGGGCCTGCCCAAGCGGGTCCCCAAGGCCAACCTCGTCCCCGGATCCGCCTCCGCGGCGCCGGCGGCACCGCCGCCCCCGATGCCTCCGATCTCGGCGGACCGGGTGCGCAGTCGTCTGTCCAGTTTCCAGCAAGGCGTACGGCAGGGCCGCGCTGAGATGAGTGAGCGGTCCAACGCCGTCGAGGGAGAGAAGCAGTGA
- a CDS encoding glycosyltransferase yields the protein MSLTILFMPESAYGPTNNCIGIGDILLKRGHRVVFAAEASWKGKLEALGFEEDLVDLAPPSEEEQDAGQFWKDFIRDTAPEYRKSTSVQLETVTRPIWDALIDGVKYCEPQLKAIIERVRPDVIVEDNVITFPALLTAGKPFVRIVSCNPLEVRGADIAPVFSGLPADDRSGWDAFRAEYDRTHREVWSAFNEWSVAQGASPLPDLDFIHEGDLNLYVFPEIVDYTDARPLGDSWHRLDSSVRETDGGFELPASLAGRDGALVYFSLGSLGSADVELMQRVIDVLGATPYRFIVSMGPLHEEIKLADNMWGAEFVPQTKIIPMVDLVITHGGNNTTTEALHFGKPMILLPLFWDQYDNAQRIHELGYGVRLATYTFTDSELTGALERLIGDAGLRERLAAAGEEIRRRDGLRKAADLIERAGA from the coding sequence GTGTCTCTCACGATCCTGTTCATGCCGGAGAGTGCCTACGGGCCGACGAACAACTGCATCGGCATCGGCGACATTCTCCTCAAGCGCGGCCATCGGGTTGTTTTCGCAGCTGAGGCCTCCTGGAAGGGGAAATTGGAGGCCCTTGGATTCGAAGAGGACCTTGTCGATCTCGCACCGCCCTCGGAAGAGGAGCAGGATGCGGGGCAGTTCTGGAAGGACTTCATCCGAGACACCGCGCCGGAATACCGGAAGTCGACCTCGGTGCAGCTTGAGACGGTGACCAGGCCGATCTGGGATGCGCTCATCGACGGCGTGAAGTACTGCGAGCCGCAGTTGAAGGCGATTATCGAACGGGTTCGGCCGGATGTGATCGTCGAGGACAACGTCATCACCTTCCCGGCGCTGCTCACCGCCGGCAAGCCCTTCGTCCGCATCGTCTCCTGCAACCCGCTGGAGGTACGCGGTGCGGACATCGCCCCGGTCTTCTCCGGCCTGCCCGCCGACGACCGGTCCGGGTGGGACGCCTTCCGCGCCGAGTACGACCGGACCCACCGCGAGGTCTGGAGCGCCTTCAACGAATGGTCCGTCGCCCAGGGGGCCTCGCCGCTGCCGGATCTCGACTTCATCCACGAGGGAGACCTCAACCTCTACGTCTTCCCCGAGATCGTCGACTACACCGACGCCCGGCCGCTGGGCGACTCCTGGCACCGCCTGGACTCCTCGGTCCGTGAGACCGACGGCGGCTTCGAGCTGCCCGCCTCGCTCGCCGGGCGGGACGGCGCACTGGTCTACTTCTCGCTCGGGTCGCTCGGTTCGGCGGACGTGGAGCTGATGCAGCGGGTCATCGACGTGCTGGGCGCCACCCCGTACCGCTTCATCGTCTCCATGGGACCCCTGCACGAGGAGATCAAGCTCGCCGACAACATGTGGGGCGCCGAGTTCGTCCCGCAGACCAAGATCATCCCCATGGTGGACCTGGTGATCACGCACGGCGGCAACAACACCACCACCGAGGCGCTGCACTTCGGCAAGCCGATGATCCTGCTGCCCCTGTTCTGGGACCAGTACGACAACGCGCAGCGGATCCACGAACTGGGCTACGGCGTCCGCCTGGCCACCTACACCTTCACCGACTCCGAGCTGACCGGCGCGCTGGAGCGCCTGATCGGTGACGCGGGGCTCCGCGAGCGTCTGGCCGCCGCCGGCGAGGAGATCCGCCGCCGTGACGGTCTGCGCAAGGCCGCCGACCTCATCGAGCGGGCCGGCGCCTGA